Below is a window of Acidobacteriota bacterium DNA.
CGAAACAATAACGGCTCTCACGTCCCTTGAATCGACTTGTTCAGACCTTCCCTAAACCATCGCCATGCCGGTCGGACGAAACACGCAACTATTCGGAAAGGGCGGCATCTTTCCTAATCGACACTGTTGGAGACGAGAGGCTTTGGTGATCGAATTTTGTTTTGTGCGTCAAGAGGGAACCAGCGGTTTGGTTCCGTCCTTCCCGGAGGAGGAGTCTCGGGACATTCTCCACTCCGGGGAATTTCTGTTTTCAGGGGATTTGTAAACTTATTTCGAAGGAGGACTTTCCAATGAAAGGATGGTTGAAACTACTGGTTCTGGCCGCTGTGCCAGTCCTCGCGGTCGCTATGGTCGCGAATCCGGCGCTCGCCGCCGACAAGGGGTCGCAGTTGATCTTCCAGAGCAACATGGCCCATCAGAACTTCATCTCTGTGGCAAACGCCCACGCCTCACAGGCGGTTACGGTGCTGACTCAGTACTACAATGACGAAATGACCCGCGTGCTGTGGTACCTGAGAGTCCTTCCAGCCGACTCAAACGTTCTGGTCGACCCCTTCAATCACATGATTCCGGGTACGGCCACCGATGACGACATGGATGGCACCAACGTGAGTGAGGTTCTGGACGGGCTACCGGCAATGACGAACGACGATGATGGCGCCGGAATCAATTCCGGTCATTTTGTCATCGCCGTCACCGCGGTGGGTATGAACTACAGCGAGGACGATGATGCGGACGGTGCCATCGCAGATACTGAAACGAACCAGCGAGCGACGGTAAACGTCCTCTTCCCCTCTTTCCTGGCCGAGGATATGCACGGGACGGACAACATCGACAATTGCGGCGTGTTTATCCGTGCAGCCGATGATGGTGACGCCGCAACTGCTGATAACCCTCTCGTCTATTCCGCCCTCGGAGCCGACGGAGTCAACGATTGTAGGGCAGCAGATCCGGACGCCACTCCGGCAGTTGTGGCCGATGGGACTTCCAAGAACGTCGGCGGCTTGACTGTGGGCAACGCCCAGCCCATCGCATTCAACCACCTGACCGGGCATTTCACGGAGGCGCTGCTCTCCACTGATGCGGGTGGATCCGACCAGACCGCATCCTGGGGTGGCACTCCGATTGTTCGTCCGGGTGTCGATAATCCGAACAACGCCATGACCAATGTTGGTGACTACTGGACTCTCACCGGTGCCGATGCGACCGGTGACGGCGGCGGCCGTCTGGCCGAGAAGGACGCCGGCGGTGCGGGGGCAACTATCACCAACACCGGAGCCCGCACGGATTACGCAGCTCCCTCAGCCATTGCTGATCAGCCGGACGACGCCACGAATAGAGCAATCGGCAGCGGCGGAGCTCTGGTCTTGCCAGCTCTTCACGGCGGCGGCGATGAGACGAAGCAGATCATGCTGTTCCTCTCTGCGGCGGATGACTTCGGTGGTCCTGGCGCGTACGAATTGATCCCCGCCAAGACGGGATACAAGGTTGCTCTCATGGACAACATGGGCGACGCACTGGCGGACCCTGCTGCCGCGTCGGGGCCGGTATTCGGTGGTGTGGATGCTCCCGACGATCCTGCGGGTGTGAACATCATCGTCGAGGGTATCAGTGTTATGACCAACGCTGATCTTGGCGAGTGTGCTGGAACCGCGATCACGGGACCTTGGACGCTGGACCATCTGACGAGCATCGTTCCCACGGCGTCGTCGGGCGCGGGTGATTTTGCCGGTCTTGATGCCACGCTGGCGGAGTCGATGAACGCCTCCCCAGGATGGATCAAGTTTATGCGCTCCAGTCTGACTTGCGAGGAAGACTATGGAGACGGAGATTCTGCGACGGGTTCCACGATCGAGGAAAACGATGGTGTTCCCACAGAGGACGAGCGCACCTACACGGGCGGTACGTTGGTCGTGGAGCAGGAAGATTCAACACGTGCCTTCGTCACAACGGGACGAGCCCTGTTGAAATTTATCACTTCGGAGTCGACTTTCGCCGCCTCTTGGTCCCTGAAGTCTCCGGCGTCTACGGCGGACACGCCATAGGCCGGTTCGGCTAATCCAAGGATCGACTCTCTCAACCCTCAAGTTGGGTGAGGTCATCGGTCCGAGACACAAAAGGGGGAGCCCATTTCGGGTTCCCCCTTTTCTTTTCACGTAATCCAAACTTCCCGCAGTCCGGTTCTTCGTCGCCACCTGGAATGTGCGACCCTTCCAAATGCACGGCATCTTTCCAAATTAGCCGTGGACAGGAGTCGACGGTGGTTGCCACCCGCCGAACTTTGGGCGGAAGCTCGGAGGAATGTCACAGCCGGCAAGACGATCGTTTTCGACCTTCAATCGGGAGTTCTGTAGATTGCTTACTCCAAACGGACAGTTGGCACGGATACTGTTCAGTGTCGCTATTCTCATGGCTGTCGTTGCGACGCCTGTGCAGAGCATGGCCGCGGATCCGGGAAAGTGGCAATTGCTGTCCCGTGTTCGGGTCAACCCGCCGGGAGTCCAGGCCTTCGTTGAGACCTTCTTCTCCCACAATCAATTGAAACTGGATCCCGGGGGGGATCTGATCATCGGTTTTGCTGCAGTTCGGGACACCAATAAGGCAAAAGATACGGATGTCTTCGTGTCGCGCTTCGTCCGCTCCGAGGACCGTTGGAGCTCTCCGGTTCCCATTGCCGGGGGCCCGGATCTCGAACGTTCGCCGACGATCCGGATCGATGGGAAATCGGGTGCGATCCACGCGGCCTGGGTTGGCAATAGGCGGCAGAAGGCGGGCGGACCCCGAAGCGAGCTCCGGGTTGGTTACCGGCGATCGGAGGATGAAGGGAATACTTGGACGCCACCTCGGTTTTTTGCCGTCGGGACGGCGCTCGCTCGGCGGCCGCAGTTGATGGGCGGCGGCAAGGGTCGCTTGTACCTGGTCATTTCCAATGGTCACCCCGGCGGACAGGAACGCATCCATCTGTTTCAGAGCCCTGACGGCGGCAAGGACTGGCGTCCGGTGGACGTCAACTTCCCGGAAGAAGAGAAACGCCGGGACACCGGATCACCCCATTTGGAGGCCGGGCCGGACAACCGGGCCTACTTGGTTTGGGCCGACCCGACAAAGGGACGAAGGGCAGTCGTATTCAGCAGGACGACGGGAGAATCCACCTGGTCACCGCCCGTCCGAGTCAACGACGATGCTTCCATGAACTGCATGGAGCCCCGGTTGGCCGTGCACGGCGATTCGGTTTACGTCGCTTGGCACGTGGTCGACGGGGACCGCACCACTCTCTACTTCGACCAGTCGCCGGATGGCGGCGCTACCTGGAACGAGGACCAGGTGATATTCGACCGGAAGGCGCTGTCGGTCCAGGCTTCGCTCCAAACCTTCGACAGTGGAATCCTGGCCGGCTGGGTCGAATCGGAAACCCAGATGGGCCGGACGAATCGGAATCTCTCCTATCGCCTCTATTCTCCTGCCATCGGCTGGACGGCCCCGAAAGGGGAGAGGGACTCCCTGGCGGGAGCCCATGGGCCCGGCCGGTTCTACTACGGCTTCGATCTGCTGCCTTGGGAGAAAGGATGCCTGGTGGCCTATTCCAAGGGGGCATTGGGCTTGTCGCCGGAGATCTACCTTGCCTGGAGTCGCGACCTGAACGCCGGCTTCTCGGAACTGATGAAAATAAGTGCGCCAAAAAAGGGTTTCGAGCATCTATATCCACGATTGATCCGTTCGGGCGACAACGAGGTCGCCGTGGTCTACAACCGGCGGAAGATCCGCCGGTCGCCCTTTGAGCCACGGGTCATCTTGGGAGATGTACTGGTGGCTCGAATCGGAATACCGTAGTCGGAGGTAAGGTCTGGAAGACCCCTTGAATTGTAGGCAAACTCTTATACGGACACGGTTTGTCGCTAGCTGTGTGCCGTGTCAGAGGAGTTGTGCTATTGTGAGTCAGTGACTCTGCCCGTATTGTGCCGAGAGCACATATCTTGCTTATATCGAGAAACGCATTCAGTGCGCCGAATTGGGAGGAATACCCATGTTGAGACGTGATTCCGGTCAATCCGTATCGTTCCGTGACGGTTTCAGGAGCCGTGACTACTTCCACATGGGGAGAGGCCTCCTTCCCGTCCTGGCCGTGATGCTGCTGGCCGCGCCGCAACTGGCCATGGCCCAAGGCGGCTTGGCCGTGACCGTGGATCCGAGGACGCTGGAGGTTACGGAAGAAGGGGCCACAGGACAGTATACGGTCGTGCTGGACGTGGAACCGTCCGACAACGTGACCATCACGGTAGTGGGCGCACCGGTCAACGGGACCGCGGGCGCGGACATTACCGTGTCCACCACCTCGCTCACCTTCATGGCGCCCACGAAACCAGGTGGAGACGATGGCACCTGGAACACGGCTCAGCCGGTGACGGTGACTGCGAACGCCGACGCTGACGCGGTATCGGAGACCGTGACCCTCACCCACACGGCGGTCATTGGCGACGATGGCGATTCCATAGCCTTGTCGAACTCGTCCGTGCGGGTGACGGCCAACGACAACGAAATGCGCGAAGTGACGGTGGTCCAGCCGACGGGTACGCTGAACGAGGCCGGGAGCGTCACTTACACGGTGGTGCTCACCAGCGAGCCCACGGACACGGTGACCGTGGACGTGGGAGGGATTTCGGGCGAGCTCACGGTGAGTCCTTCGCGGCTCTTCTTCACGGCCGACAACTACAGCACGCCTGAGACGGTGACGGTGTACGCGGGTGAGGATCTCGACGCCGACGACGATATGGCGACCCTCACGCATACCGTGCGGGGCGGCGACTATACCGGCGTGTCGGCGGCTCCCGTACCGGTGACAGTCGATGACAACGACGAGCATGGCGTGACGGTGACGCCAACGGCGCTAGACGTCGCTGTCGGCGCAAGGGGGACGTTTACCGTCGTGCTGAACACGCGTCCGGCGGGCTCGGTGCGGATCACGGTGACTGAACCAACGCCAGGGGTCGATGATTTCAGAGTCAGCCCGTCCAGCGTGAGTTTCTCGTCGAGCAATTGGAATCGACCGCAGACGGTCACGGTTCTGGTCGACTCCGATTTCGATAACAGCGCTACACCATCTGTGGCACTGGCGAACGCGATCGACACTTCTTCGAGCAGCAGCGACGCAGGATACGACGGTGAGACGGTAGATCCTGTCACCGTCACGGTCTCCGATTCGATGCCGGGCGTCCGTTTGAGTCGAACCTCGATGACCATAAACGAGGGCGGGACGGCGACATACACCGTTAGACTGGCCAGCGCGCCTACAGCGGACACGACCGTAGGAGTGTCTGTCCCGACGGGTTTGGGCTTTAGCGCGGACCCGACTTCACTGGACTTTACGGCGCCCAATGGCGGCACCAGCAATTGGAATACGGCGCAGACTGTGACCGTGTCTGCGGCCGACGACGAAAATGCGGTGCAGGAGACGGTCACGATTACGCACACGATCGGCACCGCCATCGTCGCCAACGGTATCTTGCGGGCGACGGTGCGGGAGAGCCACACGCGCGGCGTGACGATCAACCCAACGTCGCTTGAAGTCACCGAGGGCGGGAGCGGGAGTTACAGTGTCGTGCTCGATTCCGAGCCGGTCGACGATCACAATAGTGATACCGCCGCCAACAGCGTGACGGTGACCATAGCTGGAGTTTCGGGTGACGTGACCGTGTTGCCTTCGCAGCTCGTCTTCACCGGTGGCACCGGTGGCACCTGGTCCACCGCGCAGGAAGTTCAGGTTTCCGCCGAAAACGACGACGACGGAGAAACCGATGCGCCGGTGACGTTGAGCCACACAGTGCGCGGCTCGGACTACGAAGGCACGAGGGCGGGTAGCGTCCGGGTGACGATTAAGGAAATCCATAGCCGCGGCCTCATTGTGGATACGATGCCGGCTGACGAGGCTGTCACCTCATCCCTGACCGTTGCAGAAGGCGCGACCGGCATGTACTCGGTGATGTTGGAATCGCAGCCCACCGGCACCGTGACCGTAACGGTGCGCGGCGCGTCGGGCGACGTCTCCGTGTCTCCGTCGAGCCTGACCTTCACCACCAGCAATTGGGACGATGCGCAAATGGTGGAGGTGAAGGCGGGTCAGGACGCCGACGCGGAGCCGGATCCAGTGGTTACGCTGACCCATGCGGCCAGCGGAGGCGGATATTCCGGCGTGACCGGAGGCATGGTGACGGTTACGATTACCGAAGACGACACCCACAAGAAGGGTGTGATTGTGACTCCGACGGCGCTCACTGTGACCGAAGGAGGAGCGGCCGAAAGGTATACGCTGGTTCTGGGCACGGAGCCCACCGGCAACGTGACGATAACGTTGGGCCGCACGGATACCTCGACCGAGTCGCTGGTGGCGACTCCCACGACCCTGACCTTCACTCGGGGCAACTGGAACATTCCACAGCCGGTGACGGTGAGGGCCCCCGAGGACAACAATGCGACGGGCGGAACAGTTACACTGACCCACGAGGTCAACGGCGGCGGTTACGACCTTGAGATGCCGTCGAACGTGGTGGTGCAGGTCAGCGATAACGACTCGGCGGCAATCATCCTGAGTACCATGACGCTTGAGATGGGCCAGGGGATGCGCCGCACTTACACGGTTGCGCTCGGTTCCGAACCGGCCGACAACGAGACGGTCAACATTACCGGTGCACCCAGTGGCGTATCGGTGGGCCCGGCTGCCCTGGTGTTCACACCGGCTAACTGGTCCACTCCGCGGACGGTGACCGTGCACGCGCTCGCCACCGCGGACACCGGAGCAGCCTCTCTATTGCACGCCGCAGACAACTTTGAAAATCAAACCCTTACGTTGGACGTCAAGGACAGTGACACCCCCGGAGTCGCCATCAACCCGACGTCGCTCAATATCACGGAAGGCGGCAGCGACTCCTACACCGTGGTGCTGACTTCGGAGCCGACGGCGACCGTACACGTGAACGTGGAAGTCACCGGCGCGTCCGATGACGTTCGGTTGAACCGGACGCGGCTGAGTTTCTCCACCGGCAATTGGGACCGGGAGCAGACGGTGACCGTGACTCTGGCGGAAGACGACGACGCGGTTGCGGACGGCCAGGTCACTTTGACCCACACGTCGAGCGGCGCGGACGAATACGAAGATACCGACGCGACCACCGACGGAGTGCAGGCGGTGGATATTTCGCCCGTGACCGTGACCCTCGCGGAAAACGACATGACGGGCGTGACGGCGAATCCCACTGCATTGACCGTTGCTGCGGGATCCAGTGGGACCTACAGAGTCCACCTGATGTCGGAGCCCCTCGACGCCGTGACGGTGACGGTGAACAGCCCGTCCGAAGACATCACGGTGGCCGGGTCGCCTCTGGTCTTCAATCCGGATGATTGGAACCAGGGAAAGACCGTGACGGTGAGTGTGGCCGCCGACGCCGGAACGGAGGAAGAACAGTCCTTCATGCTCACGCATGATGTGACGGGCAGCAGCGACTACGCGGGCCTCGAGGGTCCCACCGTGGCTCTGACCATCCCGGTGCAGGGCGCTCCCAGCACCCCCAGGGGATTGACGGCGGAAGCCGGTGACCAGAGCGTGCGCTTGACTTGGAGAGCGCCGGCCAACAATGGAGGGTCGGCGATCGTCCGCTACGAGGTCCGCCACCAGGAGGTCGGCGGAAGCTACGGCGCATGGTCCACCGTTCCCGGCGGCGCGACTGCCACCAGCACCACCGTTGGGAATTTGGAGAACGGAAAGGACTACGAATTCCAGGTGCGGGCGGCGAACGCCGTCGCTGCGGGGCAGCCGGCCACGGCCAGCGCCACGCTGGCGGAATCCGCTCCGGGTGCGCCGGCCAGCTTCACGGCCACCGCCGGTGACGAGCAGGTTGCTCTGAGCTGGGGCGCGGCGTCTGGCAGCGGTTCGGACATCCTGCGCTATGAATACCGCTACGCCGCGGCCGGCCGGGCCTACGACGACGCGTGGACGACCGTCAGCGGCGCCGGGAACGCCAGGAGCGTCACGGTTTCCAACCTCACCAACGGCACGGAATACCGATTCCAGGTGCGGGCGGTGAACAGTATCGGCGACGGCACCGCTGCCGAAGCCAGAGCCACGCCGGGCCGCGCGCCGACCGCGCCGACGGGCGTGACGGCGAGAGTCGAAAGCGAGACCATCACGGTGAAGTGGGGCATGCCGGCCGACACCGGCGGCTCCGACATCACCGGCTACCAGGTGCGCTACCGCATGAACGGTAGTGGCTGGAGCAGTTGGAGGACGGTGGCTGGCGGCGGAAGCGCCACCAGCTACACCATGACGGGCCTGACCAACGGGATCGGCCATGAGATCCAGGTCGCAGCGGTGAACGCCATCGGGCGCGGCGCCGTCGCCTCGGTCGAGGCCACGCCCATGGAGGGTCTCAACTTCGCCCACTTTGCCAACGGCACGGCGGGTGAGGTGACCATCACGTCCGACATCGTGCTGGTGAACGTGGAGACCTCCGCGGTGACCCCGGCCATCTACTTCTACAACCAGATGGGCGACATGATCGACGCCGACTCGGTGGTGGATGTGACGGGAGACCTGATGGTCAATGGCGACGGCGCCTTGACCGTTCCCATGGGGATCCCGAGCCGAGGCGAAATGACAATTTCGACCAACGGCGAAGGCGCCCTGGTGGTCGGATCGGCGAGGGTGTTCGGCACCGGCCGCCTGGGAGGCGTGCTGCGCTTCGACATCCCGGCCGTTGGAGTCGCCGGCGTGGGAGCCAGCGAGCCCGTCAGCGACGCCATCTTCCCGGCTCGCCGGATGATCGGTGGAGTCAGAACCGGAGCGGCGATCCGCAACCTCAGCGCGGATGACATGACCGTGACCTGCATGCTGATGCAGGGCGGCGAGGTCATGGATACGGCCCCGATCATGCTGGACGGCGACGGCCATCACTCCGCGTTCATCGACGAGATGTTCCCGGGCGCCGATACGGTCGACTTCGTGGGATCGGTGCGTTGCACCGCCCCCGACGACGGCATGTTCGTCGGAGTCGCCCTGGAAATGGATGCCGCCAACGGCATTTTCACCACCCTCCCGATGGTGCCTCTGGGGTCCGGCGCCGGCAGCTGTAATTCGACGCTCAACTTCGCACACTTCGCCAACGGCGATTTCGGCGGAACGGCGACGAGTTCCGACCTGGTCTTCGTCAACGTGGCCACCTCGGCGGTGGCCCCGGCCATCCACTTCTTCGACCAGATGGGCAACATGATCGATGCCGCGATGGTCGTGGACGCCACGATGGACGGAGTCGAGGTCGCCGACGGTGTCCTGATGGTGACGGACGAGATCCCGGTCATGGGTGAAATGACCGTCACCACCAGTGGCATGGGCGAGGGCATGGTCGGCTCGGTGAGAGTCGTCTCTGACGGACCCATCGGCGGTGTCCTCCGCTTCAATATCCCCAGCATCGGGGTTGCCGGAGTGGGAGCCAGCGATGCCGTGAACGCAGCCATCTTCCCGGCCCGCCGCATGGCGGCCGGCATCAACACCGGCGCCGCCATCCGCAACCTCATGGCGGATATGACGTCGGTGACCTGCCGCTTGATGATGGGCGGTCAGAGGCTGGGTGAGAAGGTGATCAATCTACCTGGCAACGGCCAGAACTCCGAGTTCATCAACGAGATGTTCGCCAACGCCAACACGGACGACTTCACTGGCTCGGTCCACTGCACCGCGCCGTCGGGGTCCATGTTTACCGGCGTGGCTCTGGAGATGGATTTCAACAACGGGATCTTCACCACCCTCCCGGTGGTTCCGGTCCGGTAACCATCCCCAAAAGGGACCCAAACCCAAAAGGGGCAACCGCACCAGCGGTTGCCCCTTTTTTTTGGAGCGGCGACTTTCCTGTCGCCGGAGAAGGCGGTTTTCCTACCGCCGATTGGAGTGGCGACTTTCCTGTCGCCACGGGAGCGAAGCGACCGATCCCGAGCCGATTTACCAATCGTCGAATGGAGCGTCGGCTTTACTACCGCCGAACTACCGACCAACGAAAACCCCGGCCG
It encodes the following:
- a CDS encoding fibronectin type III domain-containing protein; protein product: MLRRDSGQSVSFRDGFRSRDYFHMGRGLLPVLAVMLLAAPQLAMAQGGLAVTVDPRTLEVTEEGATGQYTVVLDVEPSDNVTITVVGAPVNGTAGADITVSTTSLTFMAPTKPGGDDGTWNTAQPVTVTANADADAVSETVTLTHTAVIGDDGDSIALSNSSVRVTANDNEMREVTVVQPTGTLNEAGSVTYTVVLTSEPTDTVTVDVGGISGELTVSPSRLFFTADNYSTPETVTVYAGEDLDADDDMATLTHTVRGGDYTGVSAAPVPVTVDDNDEHGVTVTPTALDVAVGARGTFTVVLNTRPAGSVRITVTEPTPGVDDFRVSPSSVSFSSSNWNRPQTVTVLVDSDFDNSATPSVALANAIDTSSSSSDAGYDGETVDPVTVTVSDSMPGVRLSRTSMTINEGGTATYTVRLASAPTADTTVGVSVPTGLGFSADPTSLDFTAPNGGTSNWNTAQTVTVSAADDENAVQETVTITHTIGTAIVANGILRATVRESHTRGVTINPTSLEVTEGGSGSYSVVLDSEPVDDHNSDTAANSVTVTIAGVSGDVTVLPSQLVFTGGTGGTWSTAQEVQVSAENDDDGETDAPVTLSHTVRGSDYEGTRAGSVRVTIKEIHSRGLIVDTMPADEAVTSSLTVAEGATGMYSVMLESQPTGTVTVTVRGASGDVSVSPSSLTFTTSNWDDAQMVEVKAGQDADAEPDPVVTLTHAASGGGYSGVTGGMVTVTITEDDTHKKGVIVTPTALTVTEGGAAERYTLVLGTEPTGNVTITLGRTDTSTESLVATPTTLTFTRGNWNIPQPVTVRAPEDNNATGGTVTLTHEVNGGGYDLEMPSNVVVQVSDNDSAAIILSTMTLEMGQGMRRTYTVALGSEPADNETVNITGAPSGVSVGPAALVFTPANWSTPRTVTVHALATADTGAASLLHAADNFENQTLTLDVKDSDTPGVAINPTSLNITEGGSDSYTVVLTSEPTATVHVNVEVTGASDDVRLNRTRLSFSTGNWDREQTVTVTLAEDDDAVADGQVTLTHTSSGADEYEDTDATTDGVQAVDISPVTVTLAENDMTGVTANPTALTVAAGSSGTYRVHLMSEPLDAVTVTVNSPSEDITVAGSPLVFNPDDWNQGKTVTVSVAADAGTEEEQSFMLTHDVTGSSDYAGLEGPTVALTIPVQGAPSTPRGLTAEAGDQSVRLTWRAPANNGGSAIVRYEVRHQEVGGSYGAWSTVPGGATATSTTVGNLENGKDYEFQVRAANAVAAGQPATASATLAESAPGAPASFTATAGDEQVALSWGAASGSGSDILRYEYRYAAAGRAYDDAWTTVSGAGNARSVTVSNLTNGTEYRFQVRAVNSIGDGTAAEARATPGRAPTAPTGVTARVESETITVKWGMPADTGGSDITGYQVRYRMNGSGWSSWRTVAGGGSATSYTMTGLTNGIGHEIQVAAVNAIGRGAVASVEATPMEGLNFAHFANGTAGEVTITSDIVLVNVETSAVTPAIYFYNQMGDMIDADSVVDVTGDLMVNGDGALTVPMGIPSRGEMTISTNGEGALVVGSARVFGTGRLGGVLRFDIPAVGVAGVGASEPVSDAIFPARRMIGGVRTGAAIRNLSADDMTVTCMLMQGGEVMDTAPIMLDGDGHHSAFIDEMFPGADTVDFVGSVRCTAPDDGMFVGVALEMDAANGIFTTLPMVPLGSGAGSCNSTLNFAHFANGDFGGTATSSDLVFVNVATSAVAPAIHFFDQMGNMIDAAMVVDATMDGVEVADGVLMVTDEIPVMGEMTVTTSGMGEGMVGSVRVVSDGPIGGVLRFNIPSIGVAGVGASDAVNAAIFPARRMAAGINTGAAIRNLMADMTSVTCRLMMGGQRLGEKVINLPGNGQNSEFINEMFANANTDDFTGSVHCTAPSGSMFTGVALEMDFNNGIFTTLPVVPVR
- a CDS encoding sialidase family protein; amino-acid sequence: MLSRVRVNPPGVQAFVETFFSHNQLKLDPGGDLIIGFAAVRDTNKAKDTDVFVSRFVRSEDRWSSPVPIAGGPDLERSPTIRIDGKSGAIHAAWVGNRRQKAGGPRSELRVGYRRSEDEGNTWTPPRFFAVGTALARRPQLMGGGKGRLYLVISNGHPGGQERIHLFQSPDGGKDWRPVDVNFPEEEKRRDTGSPHLEAGPDNRAYLVWADPTKGRRAVVFSRTTGESTWSPPVRVNDDASMNCMEPRLAVHGDSVYVAWHVVDGDRTTLYFDQSPDGGATWNEDQVIFDRKALSVQASLQTFDSGILAGWVESETQMGRTNRNLSYRLYSPAIGWTAPKGERDSLAGAHGPGRFYYGFDLLPWEKGCLVAYSKGALGLSPEIYLAWSRDLNAGFSELMKISAPKKGFEHLYPRLIRSGDNEVAVVYNRRKIRRSPFEPRVILGDVLVARIGIP